Proteins encoded by one window of Streptomyces sp. ALI-76-A:
- a CDS encoding helix-turn-helix domain-containing protein: MYEDRPELRDNARVTSDYRDHKGDYQELVDEISELLGAPATLENRDFELLAFGAYDSEGELDAAALDPVRTRSILTRRSTAAVRAWFEGFGITRATGPVRIPPAPEAGVYRGRVCLPVRHRGVALGYVWLLDDDPGPTARQLAAAMEVTARVGALLADEAQHGADLSRELRAVLTAERDWQRDMAVAELRTALGPRADTVHAVVCVTPWPSAAPEDAPSVRTVPGATALCLLPWDTTAHSLALLMRLRSADTLTPATSAAGRLLERAREESGAGPGDSPPAPGTATGSGPPSSRTPSGPAAGVSLPRTGLAELGTAWRQASAAARAALAEPRFGPVAAWASIGPYRLLAALPPHPDPDPAVQALLSPAHRELARTAEVYLDRAGQAARTAAELGIHRQTLYYRLSRVEKLTGLDLDDGEDRLLLHMALKGARL, from the coding sequence ATGTATGAAGACCGCCCGGAACTGCGGGACAATGCCCGGGTGACGTCGGACTACAGGGACCACAAGGGCGACTACCAGGAGCTGGTCGACGAGATCTCGGAGCTTCTCGGCGCCCCGGCGACCCTGGAGAACCGGGACTTCGAACTGCTCGCCTTCGGGGCGTACGACAGCGAGGGCGAGCTGGACGCCGCGGCGCTGGACCCGGTGCGCACCCGCTCGATCCTGACCCGCCGCTCGACGGCGGCCGTCCGCGCGTGGTTCGAGGGCTTCGGCATCACCCGGGCGACCGGCCCGGTCCGCATCCCGCCGGCTCCGGAGGCGGGGGTGTACCGCGGCCGGGTCTGCCTCCCCGTCCGGCACCGGGGGGTCGCCCTCGGGTACGTCTGGCTCCTGGACGACGATCCCGGCCCCACCGCCCGGCAGCTGGCGGCGGCGATGGAGGTGACGGCCCGCGTCGGCGCGCTGCTCGCGGACGAGGCGCAGCACGGGGCGGACCTCTCGCGGGAACTGCGCGCGGTCCTCACCGCCGAGCGCGACTGGCAGCGGGACATGGCCGTCGCCGAACTCCGTACCGCGCTCGGCCCGCGCGCGGACACCGTGCACGCGGTGGTCTGCGTGACCCCCTGGCCCTCGGCCGCCCCGGAGGACGCCCCGTCGGTCCGCACGGTGCCGGGCGCGACGGCCCTCTGCCTGCTCCCGTGGGACACGACGGCCCACTCCCTCGCCCTGCTGATGCGCCTGCGCTCGGCGGACACCCTGACACCGGCGACCTCGGCGGCGGGCCGGCTGCTGGAGCGGGCGCGGGAGGAGAGCGGGGCGGGCCCCGGCGACAGTCCGCCGGCTCCGGGCACCGCCACCGGCTCCGGGCCGCCGTCCTCCCGGACACCCTCCGGCCCCGCCGCCGGTGTCTCCCTCCCCCGCACCGGTCTCGCCGAGCTGGGCACCGCCTGGCGCCAGGCCTCCGCCGCCGCCCGTGCCGCCCTGGCCGAACCGCGGTTCGGGCCGGTCGCCGCGTGGGCGTCCATCGGCCCGTACCGGCTGCTGGCCGCCCTGCCCCCGCACCCGGACCCCGACCCCGCCGTCCAGGCCCTCCTCTCCCCCGCGCACCGCGAACTGGCCCGCACCGCCGAGGTCTACCTCGACCGCGCCGGCCAGGCAGCCCGCACGGCGGCCGAACTGGGCATCCACCGGCAGACCCTGTACTACCGCCTCTCCCGCGTGGAGAAGCTCACCGGCCTCGATCTCGACGACGGCGAGGACCGCCTGCTGCTGCACATGGCGCTGAAAGGGGCACGGCTGTGA
- the serA gene encoding phosphoglycerate dehydrogenase, with the protein MSSKPVVLIAEELSPATVDALGPDFEIRHCNGADRAELLPAIADVDAILIRSATKVDAEAVAAARKLKVVARAGVGLDNVDVSAATKAGVMVVNAPTSNIVTAAELACGLLLATARNIPQANAALKNGEWKRSKYTGVELAEKTLGVVGLGRIGALVAQRMSAFGMKVVAYDPYVQPARAAQMGVKVLSLDELLEVSDFITVHLPKTPETLGLIGDEALRKVKPGVRIVNAARGGIVDEEALYSALKEGRVAGAGLDVYTKEPCTDSPLFEFDQVVATPHLGASTDEAQEKAGIAVARSVRLALAGELVPDAVNVQGGVIAEDVKPGLPLAERLGRIFTALASEVAVRLDVEVYGEITQHDVKVLELSALKGVFEDVVDETVSYVNAPLFAQERGVEVRLTTSSESADHRNVVTVRGTLGSGEEVSVSGTLAGPKHLQKLVAVGEYDVDLALADHMVVLRYEDRPGVVGTVGRVFGEAGINIAGMQVARAAAGGEALAVLTVDDTVPAGVLTEVAEEIGATSARAVNLV; encoded by the coding sequence GTGAGCTCGAAACCTGTCGTACTCATCGCTGAAGAGCTGTCGCCCGCCACCGTGGACGCTCTGGGGCCGGACTTCGAGATCCGGCACTGCAACGGCGCGGACCGGGCCGAACTGCTCCCCGCCATCGCCGACGTCGACGCGATCCTGATCCGCTCGGCCACCAAGGTCGACGCCGAGGCCGTCGCCGCCGCCCGCAAGCTGAAGGTCGTCGCACGAGCCGGCGTCGGCCTGGACAACGTCGACGTGTCCGCCGCCACCAAGGCCGGCGTGATGGTCGTCAACGCCCCCACCTCCAACATCGTGACCGCGGCGGAGCTGGCCTGCGGTCTTCTGCTCGCCACCGCGCGCAACATTCCGCAGGCCAACGCCGCGCTCAAGAACGGCGAGTGGAAGCGGAGCAAGTACACGGGCGTGGAGCTGGCCGAGAAGACCCTCGGTGTCGTGGGTCTGGGCCGCATCGGCGCGCTCGTCGCCCAGCGCATGTCCGCGTTCGGCATGAAGGTCGTCGCCTACGACCCCTACGTGCAGCCCGCACGGGCCGCGCAGATGGGCGTCAAGGTGCTGTCGCTGGACGAGCTGCTCGAGGTCTCCGACTTCATCACCGTCCACCTGCCGAAGACCCCCGAGACGCTCGGCCTGATCGGCGACGAGGCGCTGCGCAAGGTCAAGCCCGGCGTGCGGATCGTCAACGCCGCGCGCGGCGGGATCGTCGACGAGGAGGCGCTGTACTCCGCCCTCAAGGAGGGCCGGGTGGCAGGCGCCGGTCTCGACGTGTACACGAAGGAGCCCTGCACGGACTCCCCGCTGTTCGAGTTCGACCAGGTCGTGGCCACCCCGCACCTCGGCGCGTCGACGGACGAGGCGCAGGAGAAGGCCGGTATCGCCGTCGCCCGGTCGGTGCGGCTCGCGCTCGCCGGTGAGCTGGTCCCGGACGCGGTGAACGTCCAGGGCGGCGTCATCGCCGAGGACGTCAAGCCGGGCCTGCCGCTCGCCGAGCGCCTGGGCCGGATCTTCACCGCGCTCGCGAGCGAGGTAGCCGTCCGTCTCGACGTCGAGGTGTACGGCGAGATCACCCAGCACGACGTGAAGGTGCTGGAGCTGTCCGCCCTCAAGGGTGTCTTCGAGGACGTCGTCGACGAGACGGTGTCGTACGTCAACGCCCCGCTGTTCGCGCAGGAGCGCGGTGTCGAGGTGCGGCTGACGACCAGCTCGGAGTCGGCCGACCACCGCAACGTGGTGACCGTGCGCGGCACGCTCGGCAGCGGCGAGGAGGTGTCGGTCTCCGGCACCCTGGCCGGCCCGAAGCACCTGCAGAAGCTGGTCGCGGTCGGTGAGTACGACGTCGACCTCGCGCTCGCCGACCACATGGTCGTCCTGCGGTACGAGGACCGTCCGGGCGTCGTCGGCACGGTGGGCCGCGTCTTCGGCGAGGCCGGTATCAACATCGCCGGTATGCAGGTCGCCCGCGCGGCGGCCGGCGGCGAGGCGCTGGCGGTGCTGACCGTCGACGACACCGTGCCCGCCGGAGTGCTGACCGAGGTCGCCGAGGAGATCGGCGCCACGTCGGCTCGTGCGGTGAACCTGGTCTGA
- a CDS encoding Dabb family protein, producing the protein MIRHVVLFRFKSGVDWADPRATGAERTAAQVGSEVPELREWRYGRNVSTRDIAYDFLVEGLLDDMKAVDRYLVHPFHQQAIRQWKEISDWVMVDVEE; encoded by the coding sequence GTGATCCGGCACGTCGTCCTGTTCCGGTTCAAGTCCGGGGTGGACTGGGCCGATCCGCGGGCCACGGGAGCGGAACGCACCGCCGCCCAGGTGGGCAGCGAGGTGCCGGAACTGCGCGAGTGGCGTTACGGGCGCAACGTGTCCACCCGGGACATCGCCTACGACTTCCTGGTCGAAGGGCTCCTGGACGACATGAAGGCGGTGGACCGCTATCTCGTCCATCCCTTCCACCAGCAGGCGATCCGCCAGTGGAAGGAGATCAGCGACTGGGTCATGGTCGACGTCGAGGAGTGA
- the pruA gene encoding L-glutamate gamma-semialdehyde dehydrogenase, with protein sequence MDAVTQVPTPVNEPVRGYAPGSPERARLEARLRELADNPIDLPCTIGGEKRLGGGERVDVVQPHNHKARLGTYGNATRQDAQDAIDAALAAAPAWRAMAFDDRAAIILRAAELLAGPWRETLAASTMLGQSKTAQQAEIDTPCELVDFWRFNVKYARDLLAEQPPANAPGVWNRLDHRPLEGFVYAITPFNFTAIAGNLPTAPALMGNVVVWKPSPTQTHAAVLLMRLLEEAGLPKGVINLVTGDGIEVSEVALEHRELAGIHFTGSTKTFQYLWKTVGANIEKYRSYPRLVGETGGKDFVVAHPSADRAVLKTALTRGAFEYQGQKCSATSRAYLPASIWNSGFREEFAAEVDGIAMGDVTDLSNFVGAVIDERAFAKNKAAIDRAKADPACTIVAGGSYDDAVGYFVRPTVIECDDPESEVFTTEYFGPILAVHVYEDDRYEEMLTQMESVSAYALTGSVIANDRAAAAYTMDRLRYAAGNFYINDKSTGAVVGQQPFGGGRASGTNDKAGAPQNLMRWTLTRAIKETLAPPTDYRYPHMG encoded by the coding sequence ATGGACGCTGTGACCCAGGTCCCCACCCCCGTCAACGAGCCGGTGCGCGGCTACGCTCCCGGCTCGCCCGAGCGGGCCCGGCTGGAGGCCAGGCTCAGGGAACTGGCCGACAACCCGATCGACCTGCCCTGCACCATCGGCGGCGAGAAGCGGCTGGGCGGCGGTGAGCGGGTCGACGTCGTGCAGCCGCACAACCACAAGGCCCGCCTCGGGACGTACGGCAACGCCACCCGGCAGGACGCCCAGGACGCCATCGACGCGGCCCTCGCCGCCGCGCCCGCCTGGCGCGCGATGGCCTTCGACGACCGCGCGGCGATCATCCTGCGCGCGGCCGAGCTGCTGGCCGGGCCCTGGCGCGAGACGCTGGCCGCCTCCACCATGCTCGGCCAGTCGAAGACCGCCCAGCAGGCGGAGATCGACACCCCCTGCGAGCTGGTCGACTTCTGGCGCTTCAACGTCAAGTACGCCCGTGACCTGCTCGCCGAGCAGCCGCCGGCCAACGCGCCGGGCGTCTGGAACCGCCTCGACCACCGCCCCCTCGAAGGCTTCGTCTACGCGATCACGCCGTTCAACTTCACCGCCATCGCGGGCAACCTGCCGACGGCCCCGGCCCTCATGGGCAACGTCGTCGTCTGGAAGCCCTCGCCGACCCAGACCCACGCCGCCGTGCTGCTCATGCGGCTGCTGGAGGAGGCCGGTCTGCCCAAGGGCGTCATCAACCTCGTGACCGGCGACGGCATCGAGGTCTCCGAGGTCGCCCTGGAGCACCGTGAGCTCGCCGGCATCCACTTCACCGGCTCGACCAAGACCTTCCAGTACCTGTGGAAGACGGTCGGCGCCAACATCGAGAAGTACCGCTCCTACCCGCGCCTGGTCGGTGAGACCGGCGGCAAGGACTTCGTCGTCGCCCACCCGAGCGCCGACCGCGCGGTGCTGAAGACGGCGCTGACCCGGGGTGCCTTCGAGTACCAGGGCCAGAAGTGCAGCGCGACCTCCCGCGCGTACCTCCCGGCGTCCATCTGGAACTCCGGGTTCAGGGAGGAGTTCGCCGCCGAGGTCGACGGCATCGCCATGGGTGACGTCACCGACCTGTCGAACTTCGTCGGCGCGGTCATCGACGAGCGTGCCTTCGCCAAGAACAAGGCCGCCATCGACCGTGCGAAGGCCGACCCGGCCTGCACGATCGTCGCCGGCGGCTCCTACGACGACGCGGTCGGCTACTTCGTCCGGCCGACCGTCATCGAGTGCGACGACCCGGAGAGCGAGGTCTTCACCACCGAGTACTTCGGTCCGATCCTCGCCGTGCACGTCTACGAGGACGACCGGTACGAGGAGATGCTGACCCAGATGGAGTCGGTGTCCGCCTACGCCCTGACCGGCTCGGTCATCGCCAACGACCGCGCGGCGGCGGCGTACACGATGGACCGGCTCCGCTACGCGGCCGGCAACTTCTACATCAACGACAAGTCGACCGGAGCCGTCGTCGGCCAGCAGCCCTTCGGCGGTGGCCGTGCCTCCGGCACCAACGACAAGGCGGGCGCCCCGCAGAACCTGATGCGCTGGACCCTGACCCGCGCCATCAAGGAGACCCTGGCTCCGCCGACCGATTACCGCTACCCGCACATGGGCTGA
- a CDS encoding chorismate mutase → MTEMVDNTSRIRLERDAIDAIDAHIIELLTQRARVSSGIQKIRTDSGGPRTVFTREMEILGRYRDGLGEHGTQIAMSVLKLCRGAGALQPAAARSAGAPS, encoded by the coding sequence ATGACCGAGATGGTCGACAACACCTCCCGCATCCGACTGGAGCGCGACGCGATCGACGCGATCGACGCGCACATCATCGAACTGCTCACCCAGCGCGCCCGGGTGTCCTCGGGCATCCAGAAGATCCGCACCGACTCCGGCGGCCCACGCACGGTGTTCACCCGGGAGATGGAGATACTCGGCCGCTACCGCGACGGTCTCGGCGAACACGGGACCCAGATCGCGATGAGCGTCCTCAAACTGTGCCGGGGCGCCGGCGCGTTACAGCCCGCCGCCGCGCGATCCGCGGGTGCCCCGTCGTGA
- a CDS encoding proline dehydrogenase family protein, with protein MLGPVILAASRSDRMRRLISAAPVTRQVVDRFIPGETVDEIVPIVRELTDQGLELTLDVVGEDITTPGQAAAARDAYLELVDRLKGLELGTRAEMSVKLSMFGQALPGGHELALANVRPVVEAAAAIGTTVTLDAEDHTTLDSMFAIHEELRKDFPQTGCVIQAYLFRTEADARRLAGSGSRVRLVKGAYKEPAEVAHQHKHEIDRAYVRILRILMEGEGYPMIGSHDPRLISIAQELARQAGRKPDEYEFQMLYGIRGDEHLRLAAEGHRMRVYTAYGTDWYGYFMRRLAEKPANLRFFARSILTKG; from the coding sequence GTGCTGGGTCCCGTGATTCTCGCCGCGTCGCGCAGCGACCGGATGCGACGTCTGATCTCGGCGGCTCCGGTGACCAGGCAGGTGGTCGACCGCTTCATCCCCGGTGAGACCGTCGACGAGATCGTGCCGATCGTCCGGGAGCTCACGGACCAGGGCCTGGAGCTGACGCTGGACGTCGTCGGCGAGGACATCACCACGCCCGGGCAGGCCGCCGCCGCCCGGGACGCCTACCTGGAACTCGTCGACCGGCTCAAGGGACTGGAGCTGGGCACGCGCGCCGAGATGTCGGTGAAGCTCTCGATGTTCGGCCAGGCCCTCCCCGGAGGGCACGAGCTGGCCCTCGCCAACGTCCGTCCGGTGGTGGAGGCCGCAGCCGCCATCGGGACGACCGTCACGCTCGACGCGGAGGACCACACCACCCTCGACTCGATGTTCGCCATCCACGAGGAACTGCGGAAGGACTTCCCGCAGACCGGCTGCGTCATCCAGGCCTACCTCTTCCGCACCGAGGCCGACGCCCGCCGTCTCGCCGGCAGCGGCAGCCGGGTACGGCTGGTGAAGGGGGCGTACAAGGAGCCCGCCGAGGTCGCCCACCAGCACAAGCACGAGATCGACCGGGCGTACGTGCGGATCCTGCGGATCCTGATGGAGGGCGAGGGATACCCGATGATCGGGTCCCACGACCCGCGCCTGATCTCCATCGCCCAGGAACTCGCCCGGCAGGCCGGCCGCAAGCCCGACGAGTACGAGTTCCAGATGCTGTACGGCATCCGCGGCGACGAGCATCTGCGGCTCGCGGCCGAGGGCCACCGGATGCGCGTCTACACCGCCTACGGCACCGACTGGTACGGCTACTTCATGCGCCGCCTCGCGGAGAAGCCGGCCAACCTCCGCTTCTTCGCCCGCTCGATCCTCACCAAGGGCTGA
- a CDS encoding aminotransferase class I/II-fold pyridoxal phosphate-dependent enzyme, with translation MRTEWADRLRSLPRSSFATTGVRVDDLVRSGEDVINLCQGNPDLPTPAHIVEALRTEVLDPVTHRYPAFSGLLELKDAISAWYATRHGVRLAPETEVAILFGAKAGLVEISQCFLNPGDVCLMPDPAFPDYWAGVVLARAHMHPLPLLRENGFLPDYAALDPATRERAKLMFLNYPNNPTSVTAPRGFYEDTVRFAAEHGVIVASDFAYGALGLDGRTPVSFLETAGAKDVGVEFISLSKTFNMAGWRIGAVVGHRDVIAAINLLQEHYYVSLPPFIQRAAVAALTGPQDSVRHLVTTYERRRDVFLDGLRDSAWSLDTPRSIFAWLPVPPGAGGSVAFADELLSRAHVAVAPGRWFGEHGEGYVRVSLLAPEERLREAARRLADFPARAPMNR, from the coding sequence GTGAGGACCGAGTGGGCAGACCGGCTCCGGAGCCTGCCGAGGAGTTCGTTCGCGACCACCGGGGTCAGGGTCGACGACCTGGTCAGGTCGGGTGAGGACGTCATCAACCTGTGCCAGGGAAACCCCGACCTGCCGACGCCGGCGCACATCGTCGAGGCGCTCCGCACGGAGGTGCTCGACCCCGTCACCCACCGCTATCCGGCCTTTTCCGGGCTGCTCGAACTCAAGGACGCCATCAGCGCCTGGTACGCGACGCGGCACGGGGTGCGGCTGGCCCCGGAGACCGAGGTGGCGATCCTGTTCGGCGCGAAGGCCGGCCTCGTCGAGATCAGTCAGTGTTTCCTGAACCCGGGCGACGTGTGCCTGATGCCCGACCCGGCATTCCCCGACTACTGGGCGGGCGTGGTCCTCGCCCGTGCCCACATGCACCCCCTCCCGCTCCTGCGGGAGAACGGCTTCCTGCCCGACTACGCCGCCCTGGACCCGGCCACCCGCGAGCGGGCCAAGCTGATGTTCCTCAACTACCCCAACAACCCGACCTCGGTGACGGCCCCGCGCGGGTTCTACGAGGACACCGTCCGGTTCGCCGCCGAGCACGGCGTGATCGTGGCGTCCGACTTCGCCTACGGGGCCCTGGGCCTCGACGGGCGGACCCCCGTCTCCTTCCTGGAGACGGCCGGCGCCAAGGACGTGGGCGTGGAGTTCATCTCCCTGTCGAAGACCTTCAACATGGCCGGATGGCGGATCGGTGCCGTGGTCGGACACCGTGATGTCATCGCCGCGATCAATCTCCTCCAGGAGCACTACTACGTCTCGCTCCCCCCGTTCATCCAGCGGGCGGCGGTCGCGGCCCTCACCGGACCCCAGGACAGCGTCCGGCACCTGGTGACGACGTACGAACGGCGTCGGGACGTCTTCCTGGACGGACTGAGGGACTCCGCGTGGTCCCTCGACACACCCCGCTCGATCTTCGCCTGGCTGCCGGTACCGCCCGGCGCCGGGGGATCCGTCGCGTTCGCCGACGAGTTGCTGTCGCGCGCCCACGTGGCGGTGGCCCCCGGCCGCTGGTTCGGCGAGCACGGCGAGGGCTACGTCCGCGTGAGCCTGCTCGCTCCGGAGGAGCGGCTCCGGGAGGCGGCCCGGCGCCTGGCCGACTTCCCTGCCCGCGCACCGATGAACCGATGA